In Rhodanobacter humi, the following are encoded in one genomic region:
- a CDS encoding helix-turn-helix transcriptional regulator, with the protein MQHSRQRTELKAFLRTRRAALAPEAVGLQRGGRRLTPGLRREEVAALAEVGLTWYTWLEQGRAINVSAAALARIARALRLDATDEAYLFSLAGLARAEPVRNHVVLPPSVQGVLDLYQAPAFVLDPVFDVLACNALAERLYQFGEFHGRFAANHLWNAFMNPARRRLYEPCFEPGMLNLLGIFRMNQAAHPDDPRFDALIEALAAASPEFVSLWQRHQVTPLTAWIAHFRHPEFGEVRVHSNRFPLRDADGTASGATAFFFVPEDAATAASFACIARRLQHADEVEPEPA; encoded by the coding sequence ATGCAGCATTCCCGGCAACGCACCGAGTTGAAGGCCTTCCTGCGCACTCGCCGCGCCGCGCTCGCGCCCGAGGCGGTGGGACTGCAGCGTGGCGGGCGCCGGCTCACGCCCGGCCTGCGCCGCGAGGAAGTGGCCGCGCTGGCCGAGGTGGGCCTCACCTGGTACACGTGGCTGGAGCAGGGGCGCGCGATCAACGTGTCCGCGGCGGCGCTGGCGCGCATCGCGCGGGCGCTGCGGCTGGACGCCACCGACGAGGCCTACCTGTTCTCGCTGGCCGGGCTGGCGCGCGCGGAACCGGTGCGCAACCACGTGGTGCTGCCGCCCTCGGTGCAGGGCGTGCTCGACCTGTACCAGGCGCCGGCCTTCGTGCTCGATCCGGTGTTCGACGTACTGGCCTGCAATGCGCTGGCCGAGCGGCTGTACCAGTTCGGCGAGTTCCACGGCCGCTTCGCCGCCAACCACCTGTGGAACGCGTTCATGAACCCGGCGCGGCGGCGGCTGTACGAACCCTGCTTCGAACCGGGCATGCTCAACCTGCTCGGCATCTTCCGCATGAACCAGGCGGCGCATCCCGACGATCCACGCTTCGATGCGCTGATCGAAGCGCTCGCCGCGGCCAGCCCCGAGTTCGTCTCGCTGTGGCAGCGCCATCAAGTCACGCCGCTGACGGCCTGGATCGCGCATTTCCGCCACCCGGAATTCGGCGAGGTGCGCGTGCACTCCAACCGTTTCCCGCTGCGCGACGCCGACGGCACCGCCAGTGGCGCCACCGCGTTCTTCTTCGTGCCGGAGGACGCCGCGACCGCGGCCAGCTTCGCGTGCATCGCGCGCCGGCTGCAGCATGCGGACGAGGTGGAGCCGGAGCCGGCCTGA
- a CDS encoding efflux RND transporter periplasmic adaptor subunit has translation MSSQNPTAAATPAAQPPQNNKRRGFLLRALAAVVVLAAIVWALWYFLDGRWYEGTDDAYVGGNVVQLTPQIPGTVVTIGADDGDLVKQGDVLVKLDRSNADVALAEARANLAATVRKVRGLYSSVSGQQALVAARETAVAKAKADYDRRTGLAKSGAISAEELSHARDELTAAQSALVAAQQQYQTSKVLVDDTVVASHPDVQAAAAKFRAAYLDDERTTLVAPVTGYVAMRSVQLGQRVAPGTPLMAVVPLHEVWIDANFKETQLTHMRIGQPVEIESDVYGGKVKYQGKVSSLGIGTGSAFSLLPAQNATGNWIKIVQRIPVRVVFTDPKQLDAHPLRIGMSLNVDVNLHDQNGPMLAQQPPAQPILSTDVYEKQAAKADGLIAEIIHANMAGGTK, from the coding sequence ATGTCCAGCCAGAACCCCACCGCGGCCGCCACCCCGGCCGCCCAGCCGCCGCAGAACAACAAGCGCCGCGGCTTCCTGTTGCGCGCGCTAGCCGCGGTCGTGGTACTCGCCGCGATCGTCTGGGCGCTGTGGTACTTCCTCGACGGCCGCTGGTACGAGGGCACCGACGACGCCTACGTGGGCGGCAACGTGGTGCAGCTCACCCCGCAGATCCCGGGCACCGTGGTCACCATCGGCGCCGACGACGGCGACCTGGTGAAGCAGGGCGACGTGCTGGTGAAGCTCGACCGCTCCAACGCCGACGTGGCGCTGGCCGAGGCCAGGGCGAACCTCGCCGCCACGGTGCGCAAGGTGCGCGGCCTGTATTCCAGCGTCAGCGGCCAGCAGGCGCTGGTCGCCGCGCGCGAGACGGCGGTGGCCAAGGCCAAGGCCGACTACGACCGCCGCACGGGGCTGGCGAAGTCCGGCGCGATCTCCGCGGAGGAGCTGTCGCATGCCCGCGACGAGCTGACCGCCGCGCAGAGCGCGCTGGTCGCCGCCCAGCAGCAGTACCAGACCAGCAAGGTGCTGGTGGACGACACCGTGGTCGCCTCGCATCCCGACGTGCAGGCCGCCGCGGCGAAGTTCCGCGCGGCGTATCTGGACGACGAGCGCACCACCCTGGTGGCGCCGGTGACCGGCTACGTGGCGATGCGCTCGGTGCAGCTGGGCCAGCGCGTGGCGCCCGGCACGCCGCTGATGGCGGTGGTGCCGCTGCACGAGGTGTGGATCGACGCGAACTTCAAGGAAACCCAGCTCACCCACATGCGCATCGGCCAGCCGGTGGAAATCGAGTCCGACGTCTACGGCGGCAAGGTGAAGTACCAGGGCAAGGTGTCCAGCCTCGGCATCGGCACCGGCAGCGCGTTCTCGCTGCTGCCCGCGCAGAACGCCACCGGCAACTGGATCAAGATCGTGCAGCGCATCCCGGTGCGCGTGGTGTTCACCGATCCGAAGCAGCTCGACGCGCACCCGCTTCGCATCGGCATGTCGCTCAACGTGGACGTGAACCTGCACGACCAGAACGGCCCGATGCTGGCGCAGCAGCCGCCCGCCCAGCCGATCCTCAGCACCGATGTCTACGAGAAGCAGGCGGCCAAGGCCGACGGCCTGATCGCCGAGATCATCCACGCCAACATGGCGGGCGGCACGAAGTAA
- a CDS encoding c-type cytochrome, producing the protein MLRILALLALLAPLVAGATDAATSAAKIVKQGNGKGAAPCMACHGVDGGGMEATGYPRLAGLDAAYLQRQLDDFANGTRANSVMQPNASALSEDERAALAKYYSAMPLPARFAKPATAPDAKGERLATRGDWSRELPGCVQCHAPGGVGVGASFPPLAGQPAAYIEAQLRAWQQGTRHNDPLALMQHVAKQLTPQEIQAVAGWFAAQPLPATGSTP; encoded by the coding sequence ATGCTGCGCATCCTTGCCCTGCTCGCTCTGCTGGCGCCACTGGTCGCCGGCGCCACCGATGCCGCCACGAGTGCCGCCAAGATCGTCAAGCAAGGCAACGGCAAGGGCGCCGCGCCCTGCATGGCCTGCCACGGTGTCGACGGTGGCGGCATGGAAGCCACCGGCTATCCGCGCCTCGCCGGGCTCGATGCGGCCTACCTGCAGCGCCAGCTCGACGATTTCGCGAACGGCACGCGTGCGAACTCGGTGATGCAGCCGAACGCCAGCGCGCTCAGCGAAGACGAGCGCGCGGCCCTGGCGAAGTACTACAGCGCGATGCCGCTGCCCGCGCGCTTCGCCAAGCCGGCAACGGCACCCGATGCCAAGGGCGAACGGCTGGCCACGCGCGGCGACTGGAGTCGCGAGCTGCCAGGTTGCGTGCAATGCCACGCGCCCGGCGGCGTGGGCGTGGGCGCGAGCTTCCCGCCGCTGGCCGGCCAACCCGCGGCCTACATCGAAGCGCAGCTGCGCGCATGGCAGCAGGGCACGCGCCACAACGATCCGCTGGCGCTGATGCAGCACGTCGCGAAGCAGCTCACGCCGCAGGAGATCCAGGCCGTGGCCGGCTGGTTCGCCGCGCAGCCGCTGCCGGCCACAGGGAGCACGCCATGA
- a CDS encoding sulfite exporter TauE/SafE family protein: protein MLSADLLALACGGLVGFSLALIGGGGSILATPMLLYVVGLPDPHLAIGTSAVAVGANAWANLFPHARAGHVRWPAALAFAAAGVLGAFTGSSLGKRVDGHHLLVLFAVLMLVVAVLMLRGRRNGAESGYPKPRLFPRLGATGFGAGMLSGFFGIGGGFLIVPGLIFASGMEIIAAIGSSLVAVGAFASTTAINYAASSLVDWRVAALFVAGGIVGGWLGARLARRLARTRGALNLVFALAIVAVAVYMLVRNLHF, encoded by the coding sequence ATGCTGTCCGCCGACCTGCTTGCGCTGGCCTGCGGCGGGCTGGTGGGCTTCTCGCTGGCGTTGATCGGCGGCGGCGGTTCCATCCTCGCCACGCCGATGCTGCTCTACGTGGTGGGCCTGCCCGACCCGCACCTGGCGATCGGCACCAGCGCCGTGGCGGTGGGCGCGAACGCCTGGGCGAACCTGTTCCCGCACGCGCGCGCCGGCCACGTGCGCTGGCCGGCCGCGCTGGCGTTCGCGGCGGCCGGTGTGCTGGGTGCATTCACCGGCTCCAGCCTGGGCAAGCGCGTGGATGGTCACCATCTGCTCGTGCTGTTCGCGGTCCTGATGCTGGTGGTGGCGGTGCTGATGCTGCGCGGCCGGCGCAACGGCGCGGAAAGCGGTTACCCGAAGCCGCGGCTGTTTCCCCGGCTCGGCGCCACCGGTTTCGGCGCGGGCATGTTGTCCGGCTTCTTCGGCATCGGCGGCGGCTTCCTGATCGTGCCGGGGCTGATCTTCGCGAGCGGCATGGAGATCATCGCGGCGATCGGCAGCTCGCTGGTCGCGGTGGGCGCGTTCGCCTCCACCACCGCGATCAACTACGCCGCCTCCAGCCTGGTCGACTGGCGCGTGGCCGCGCTGTTCGTGGCCGGCGGCATCGTCGGCGGCTGGCTCGGTGCCCGCCTCGCGCGGCGTCTGGCGCGCACTCGTGGCGCGCTCAACCTGGTGTTCGCGCTGGCCATCGTGGCCGTGGCCGTGTACATGCTGGTGCGCAACCTGCATTTCTGA
- a CDS encoding FTR1 family iron permease: protein MLGIALLVFREVLEAALIVSIVAAATRGVPRRGRYIGGGIALGAAGATLVAACAGAIEQAVGGAGQELFNAGVLLAAVLMIGWHVVWMSSHGRELAREMQSVGHAVKAGSSSLAMLLAVVALAVLREGSEVVLFLYGMAAGGAGTGDLVAGVPLGVVGGAAVGYALYFGLLRIPLRHFFSATNGMLVLLAAGLASTATRFLMQADWLPALGTQLWNSSAVLSNGSVLGQALHILVGYDARPSGIQLVFYLSTVLLLVTGMRLAPRFAAQRPHPPPDAASRQAS from the coding sequence ATGCTCGGCATCGCACTGCTGGTGTTTCGCGAGGTGCTGGAAGCGGCGCTGATCGTGAGCATCGTGGCCGCCGCTACACGCGGCGTGCCGCGGCGCGGGCGGTACATCGGCGGTGGCATTGCGCTGGGCGCGGCCGGCGCGACGCTCGTGGCTGCCTGCGCCGGCGCGATCGAGCAGGCGGTGGGCGGCGCCGGGCAGGAATTGTTCAACGCCGGCGTGCTGCTGGCGGCGGTGCTGATGATCGGCTGGCACGTGGTGTGGATGTCCAGCCATGGCCGCGAACTCGCCCGCGAGATGCAATCGGTGGGGCACGCCGTCAAGGCCGGTTCCAGCTCGCTGGCCATGCTGCTCGCGGTGGTGGCGCTGGCGGTGTTGCGCGAGGGCTCGGAGGTGGTGCTGTTCCTGTACGGCATGGCGGCCGGCGGCGCGGGCACGGGCGACCTCGTGGCCGGCGTGCCGTTGGGCGTGGTCGGCGGCGCCGCGGTGGGCTACGCGCTGTACTTCGGCTTGCTGCGCATCCCGCTGCGCCATTTCTTCAGCGCGACGAACGGCATGCTGGTGCTGCTCGCCGCCGGGCTGGCCTCCACCGCCACGCGCTTCCTGATGCAGGCGGACTGGCTGCCGGCGCTGGGCACACAGCTGTGGAACAGCTCGGCCGTACTCAGCAACGGCTCGGTGCTGGGCCAGGCGCTGCACATCCTGGTCGGCTACGACGCGCGTCCCAGCGGCATCCAGCTCGTGTTTTATCTGTCCACGGTGCTGCTGCTCGTCACCGGCATGCGGCTGGCGCCGCGCTTCGCGGCCCAACGCCCGCATCCGCCGCCCGACGCGGCGTCCCGCCAGGCGTCCTGA
- a CDS encoding DsrE family protein — protein MLRSLLSGLLVLSLLPAAAMAADNPAPPITAAGAFHPVPHAAYLPDRNATYKVVFSMTKPSDKPDHVNPALERVARTVNLYAASGVPLAHLKFVAIAYGPATALVLDDAHYRAKFGVANPNLAAIAQLRKAGVTVAVCGQAVIENHFEDAWVAKDVEVALSALTTITELQQQGYALMPL, from the coding sequence ATGCTACGTTCGCTGCTCTCCGGATTGCTCGTGCTCAGCCTGCTGCCCGCCGCTGCGATGGCGGCCGACAACCCGGCGCCCCCCATCACCGCCGCCGGCGCGTTCCACCCGGTGCCGCACGCGGCCTACCTGCCCGACCGCAACGCCACCTACAAGGTGGTGTTCTCGATGACCAAGCCGAGTGACAAGCCCGACCACGTCAATCCCGCGCTGGAGCGCGTGGCGCGCACGGTGAACCTGTACGCCGCTTCGGGCGTGCCGCTAGCCCACCTGAAGTTCGTCGCCATCGCCTACGGCCCGGCCACCGCGCTGGTGCTGGACGACGCGCACTACCGCGCGAAGTTCGGCGTGGCCAACCCCAACCTCGCCGCGATCGCGCAGCTGCGCAAGGCCGGCGTCACGGTGGCGGTGTGCGGGCAGGCGGTGATCGAGAACCACTTCGAGGACGCCTGGGTGGCGAAGGACGTGGAGGTGGCGCTGTCCGCGCTCACCACGATCACCGAACTGCAGCAGCAGGGCTATGCGCTGATGCCCCTGTAA
- a CDS encoding cupredoxin domain-containing protein → MKNPFLPLALLTGIALPCMASGAMPEYALVIRNHAYQPATLQVPANTKFKLLVRNEDATPSEFESNDFNREQIVLPGTTTTVYVGPLDKGRYSFFDDFHRATGNGVLVAQ, encoded by the coding sequence ATGAAAAACCCGTTCCTGCCGCTGGCCCTGCTGACGGGCATCGCGCTGCCTTGCATGGCGTCTGGCGCCATGCCCGAGTACGCCCTGGTCATTCGCAACCACGCCTACCAGCCCGCCACGCTGCAGGTGCCGGCGAACACCAAGTTCAAGCTGCTGGTGCGCAACGAGGACGCCACGCCGTCCGAGTTCGAGAGCAACGACTTCAACCGCGAACAGATCGTGCTGCCGGGCACCACGACGACCGTATACGTGGGTCCGCTGGACAAGGGCCGCTACAGTTTCTTCGACGATTTCCACCGTGCCACCGGCAACGGCGTGCTGGTCGCGCAGTGA
- a CDS encoding TIGR01244 family sulfur transferase: protein MSTPVHRLTPAFGVAGQLDADDIAALAAQGWRSLVCNRPDGETADQPASAELVQAAAAHGLAWRHIPVVSGQWRDADVAAFAEAMRTLPAPVLAFCRTGTRSIHLWALAMADTLDAESLQRIAADAGYVLHPAVLRRAPGALR from the coding sequence ATGAGCACGCCCGTGCATCGCCTCACGCCCGCGTTCGGCGTGGCCGGGCAACTCGATGCGGACGACATCGCCGCGCTGGCCGCGCAAGGCTGGCGCAGCCTGGTCTGCAACCGTCCTGACGGCGAGACGGCAGACCAGCCGGCCAGTGCCGAACTCGTGCAGGCCGCGGCCGCGCATGGCCTCGCGTGGCGTCACATCCCCGTCGTCTCCGGGCAATGGCGCGACGCCGATGTCGCCGCGTTCGCCGAGGCGATGCGCACGCTGCCCGCGCCGGTGCTGGCGTTCTGCCGCACGGGCACGCGCTCGATCCACCTGTGGGCGTTGGCGATGGCGGACACGCTGGATGCCGAAAGCCTCCAACGCATCGCCGCCGATGCCGGCTACGTGTTGCACCCCGCGGTGCTGCGTCGCGCACCGGGTGCGCTGCGCTGA
- a CDS encoding MarR family winged helix-turn-helix transcriptional regulator, whose amino-acid sequence MNTESIAFSSPRESLGVLLGLVRAEIVRAMEAEIATKGLELKFTQFLILKRLARLGPMSATELARSVELDGGAMTRQLDQLERRGYLRRRPHQQDRRALRIELTDAGDALWRQLNGCNEHVLAAAQASLDADERDRLHDYLERVLFALRNKD is encoded by the coding sequence ATGAACACCGAATCCATCGCCTTCTCCAGCCCGCGCGAGAGCCTCGGCGTCCTGCTGGGCCTGGTGCGCGCCGAGATCGTGCGCGCCATGGAGGCGGAGATCGCGACCAAGGGCCTGGAGCTGAAATTCACGCAGTTCCTGATACTCAAACGGCTGGCCCGGCTGGGTCCGATGAGCGCCACCGAGCTGGCCCGCTCGGTGGAGTTGGACGGCGGCGCGATGACCCGCCAGCTCGACCAGCTCGAGCGCCGGGGTTACTTGCGCCGGCGCCCGCACCAGCAGGACCGGCGCGCGCTGCGCATCGAACTCACCGACGCGGGCGATGCGCTGTGGCGGCAGCTCAACGGCTGCAACGAGCATGTGCTGGCCGCGGCCCAAGCCTCGCTGGATGCCGATGAGCGCGACCGGCTGCACGACTACCTGGAGCGCGTGCTGTTCGCGCTGCGCAACAAAGACTGA
- a CDS encoding substrate-binding domain-containing protein, with protein sequence MKQTHSWMAALVLAATCVTAQAATQTQPDYLPPWNPPPAGLQFSVPPFDAIADLHGDVVDPQLTVFFAGNQFMVVHDLVAAFKAAHPAYQRVFVETLPPGILAKQIESGALVMGNLRLALKPDVYTAGKGAVERLQKEHGWFAASADYARNPLAILVAKGNPKHIEGLKDLGRPDVRVSMPNPAWEGIAKQIEAGYRKAGGETLDHAVMVTKVQDGSTFLTTIHHRQSPLRVLQGESDAAPVWSTEAYFQEQILHHPVETVAIPAAQNAVATYTAVRLKAAPHPQAAKDFLAFMQSPTAQAIYRKYGFQPLK encoded by the coding sequence ATGAAGCAAACACACTCATGGATGGCTGCCCTCGTGCTGGCCGCAACCTGCGTCACCGCCCAGGCCGCCACCCAAACCCAACCCGACTACCTCCCCCCCTGGAACCCGCCACCCGCCGGCCTGCAATTCAGCGTGCCGCCGTTCGACGCCATCGCCGACCTGCACGGTGACGTGGTCGATCCGCAGCTCACGGTGTTCTTCGCCGGCAACCAGTTCATGGTAGTGCACGACCTGGTCGCCGCGTTCAAGGCGGCGCACCCCGCGTACCAGCGCGTGTTCGTGGAAACGCTGCCACCCGGCATCCTGGCGAAGCAGATCGAGAGCGGCGCGCTGGTGATGGGCAACCTGCGCCTCGCGCTGAAGCCGGACGTCTATACGGCCGGAAAGGGCGCGGTCGAGCGCCTGCAGAAGGAACACGGCTGGTTCGCCGCCAGCGCCGACTACGCGCGCAACCCGCTGGCGATCCTGGTGGCGAAGGGCAATCCCAAGCACATCGAAGGGCTGAAGGATCTCGGCCGCCCCGACGTGCGGGTGAGCATGCCGAACCCGGCCTGGGAAGGCATCGCGAAGCAGATCGAGGCCGGCTACCGCAAGGCCGGCGGCGAGACGCTGGACCACGCGGTCATGGTGACCAAGGTGCAGGACGGCAGCACCTTCCTCACCACCATCCACCACCGGCAGTCGCCGCTGCGCGTGCTGCAGGGCGAGTCGGACGCAGCGCCGGTGTGGTCCACCGAGGCGTACTTCCAAGAGCAGATCCTGCATCACCCGGTCGAGACGGTGGCGATCCCCGCGGCGCAGAATGCCGTCGCCACCTATACCGCCGTGCGCCTGAAGGCCGCACCGCATCCGCAGGCGGCCAAGGATTTCCTCGCCTTCATGCAGAGCCCGACGGCGCAGGCGATCTACCGCAAGTACGGCTTCCAGCCGCTGAAGTGA
- a CDS encoding AraC family transcriptional regulator gives MGAWHQQLHDRIESADGPAVIAYWDEGEAASEQDGETRTHDWHRHLRGQVYCIESGLLHVHTRYGSWLLPPHRAGWMPPGELHTVSVSGPMSGWGLFIAPEVCPGLPERPCVLGTSELMRALVRRASSWVLAERLQPEQERVSVVLLDELRCAPQEPLHLPMPVDRRLLRIAHAVLKTPQDNRSLEDWAGHAGLSARSLSRLFRHETALSFAQWRQQARLSRALERLAEGMPVAQVAEATGYANTSAFIAMFRRACGQSPARYFERAPAVAA, from the coding sequence ATGGGCGCCTGGCACCAGCAACTGCACGACCGCATCGAGAGCGCCGACGGCCCCGCCGTGATCGCCTACTGGGACGAGGGCGAGGCGGCCAGCGAGCAGGACGGGGAAACCCGTACGCACGACTGGCACCGCCACCTGCGCGGGCAGGTGTACTGCATCGAGAGCGGCCTGCTGCACGTGCACACCCGCTACGGTTCCTGGCTGCTGCCGCCGCACCGCGCCGGCTGGATGCCGCCCGGCGAACTGCACACGGTGAGCGTAAGCGGGCCGATGAGCGGCTGGGGCCTGTTCATCGCGCCCGAGGTGTGCCCGGGTCTGCCCGAGCGCCCTTGCGTGCTCGGCACCAGCGAGCTGATGCGCGCGCTGGTGCGGCGCGCCAGCAGCTGGGTGCTGGCCGAGCGCCTGCAACCGGAACAGGAGCGCGTGTCCGTGGTGTTGCTGGACGAGTTGCGCTGCGCGCCGCAGGAGCCGCTGCACCTGCCGATGCCGGTCGACCGCCGCCTGCTGCGCATCGCCCATGCGGTGCTGAAGACGCCGCAGGACAACCGCAGCCTGGAGGACTGGGCCGGGCACGCCGGCCTGTCGGCGCGCAGCCTCAGCCGCCTGTTCCGCCACGAGACCGCGCTGAGTTTCGCGCAGTGGCGCCAGCAGGCGCGGCTGAGCCGCGCGCTGGAACGGCTGGCCGAAGGCATGCCGGTGGCGCAGGTGGCCGAGGCCACCGGCTACGCCAACACCAGCGCCTTCATCGCGATGTTCCGCCGTGCCTGCGGGCAGTCGCCGGCGCGCTACTTCGAGCGCGCGCCGGCGGTGGCCGCCTGA
- a CDS encoding DHA2 family efflux MFS transporter permease subunit, whose translation MSTHFRPPNLAVTTIGLSLATFMQVLDTTIANVSLPTIAGNLGVSNDQSTWVITSFAVSMAISLPLTGFLTRRFGEVKLFVWCTLLFSLTSFMCGVSQSMEMLLLFRALQGAVAGPMYPVTQSLLIGTYPPEKRGMALALLSMVTVVAPIAGPILGGWITDNYSWPWIFFINVPIGIFASVVVANQLRAKLEQLERPRVDYVGLITLIIGVGALQVVLDKGNDEDWFNSQFIIITSIVSAISLAVFLIWELTDKDPIVDLKLFRHRNFTTGTLAMVLGYAAFFSIALLVPLWLQQNLGYTSTWAGFATAPLGVIPVLLTFFVGKYATRMDLRLLAAASFLVMGATCFMRADFYLQIDFYHVAMVQLWQGLGVALFFMPTLTILLSDLQTNEIAAGSGLATFLRTLGGSFSASITTLMWTRRAVTHHEQLAEHINPYNPTAQAALQHVGQGNPQRGAEVLNGMITQQSFQISFNEVFHVLGWIFIALIAVIYLAKPPFTPKVRPVGGGH comes from the coding sequence ATGAGCACCCACTTCCGTCCACCGAATCTTGCCGTCACCACGATCGGGCTATCGCTGGCCACCTTCATGCAGGTGCTGGACACCACGATCGCGAACGTGTCGTTGCCGACCATCGCCGGCAACCTGGGCGTGAGCAACGACCAGAGCACCTGGGTGATCACCTCGTTCGCGGTGAGCATGGCGATCTCGCTGCCGCTGACCGGCTTCCTCACCCGCCGCTTCGGCGAGGTGAAGCTGTTCGTGTGGTGCACCCTGCTGTTCTCGCTCACCTCGTTCATGTGCGGCGTGTCGCAGAGCATGGAGATGCTGCTGCTGTTCCGCGCGCTGCAGGGCGCAGTGGCCGGGCCGATGTACCCGGTCACGCAGAGCCTCTTGATCGGCACCTACCCGCCGGAGAAACGCGGGATGGCGCTGGCGCTGCTGTCGATGGTGACGGTGGTGGCGCCGATCGCCGGCCCGATCCTGGGCGGCTGGATCACCGACAACTATTCCTGGCCGTGGATCTTCTTCATCAACGTGCCGATCGGCATCTTCGCCAGCGTGGTGGTCGCGAACCAGCTGCGCGCGAAGCTCGAACAGCTGGAACGACCGCGGGTGGACTACGTGGGCCTGATCACGCTCATCATCGGCGTGGGCGCGTTGCAGGTCGTGCTGGACAAGGGCAACGACGAGGACTGGTTCAACTCGCAGTTCATCATCATCACCAGCATCGTCTCGGCGATCTCGCTGGCGGTGTTCCTGATCTGGGAGCTCACCGACAAGGATCCGATCGTCGACCTCAAGCTGTTCCGCCACCGCAACTTCACCACCGGCACGCTGGCGATGGTGCTGGGCTACGCCGCGTTCTTCTCGATCGCGCTGCTGGTGCCGCTGTGGCTGCAGCAGAACCTGGGCTACACCTCGACCTGGGCCGGCTTCGCCACCGCGCCGCTGGGCGTGATCCCGGTGCTGCTGACCTTCTTCGTGGGCAAGTACGCCACGCGCATGGACCTGCGCCTGCTCGCCGCCGCCTCCTTCCTGGTGATGGGCGCGACCTGCTTCATGCGCGCGGACTTCTACCTGCAGATCGACTTCTACCACGTGGCGATGGTGCAGCTGTGGCAGGGCCTGGGCGTGGCGCTGTTCTTCATGCCCACGCTGACCATCCTGCTGTCCGACCTACAGACCAACGAGATCGCCGCGGGCTCGGGCCTGGCCACCTTCCTGCGCACCCTGGGCGGCAGCTTCTCCGCCTCGATCACCACGCTGATGTGGACGCGCCGCGCGGTGACCCACCACGAGCAACTGGCCGAACACATCAACCCCTACAACCCGACTGCGCAGGCGGCGCTGCAGCACGTCGGGCAAGGCAATCCGCAGCGTGGCGCCGAGGTGCTGAACGGCATGATCACCCAGCAGAGCTTCCAGATCTCCTTCAACGAGGTGTTCCACGTGCTGGGCTGGATCTTCATCGCGCTGATCGCGGTGATCTACCTCGCCAAGCCGCCGTTCACGCCCAAGGTCAGGCCGGTCGGCGGCGGGCACTGA
- a CDS encoding c-type cytochrome, which produces MKHLPIMLLGALVLTACSHPAPEAPAAAKPAPAASVAKTTSEPAQAKAPPAFTPPAESAIPTGPLGDEIRRGMAIFTDTPEHAHDYVGNGLSCSNCHLDAGRLANSAPLWGAWGVYPQYRKKNGRVNSFGERLQGCFRFSMNGKAPPLDSDVIVALQTYAWWMAKGAPTGEKLAGAGYPKQGFKPPQPPDYARGAAVYAKDCALCHGANGQGQQVAGRNVFPPLWGPQSFNWGAGMHELDNAAAFIKANMPLSRGGTLSDQDAWDVAMYMDAHERPQDPRYAGDVAATRAKYHDTPMSLYGTTVNGHLLGSGTAK; this is translated from the coding sequence ATGAAACATTTGCCGATCATGCTGCTCGGCGCGCTGGTGCTCACTGCGTGTTCGCATCCGGCGCCCGAAGCGCCGGCCGCCGCGAAGCCCGCGCCAGCCGCCAGCGTCGCGAAAACGACGAGTGAGCCGGCGCAGGCCAAGGCGCCGCCGGCGTTCACGCCACCCGCCGAGTCCGCTATTCCCACCGGCCCGCTGGGCGACGAGATCCGCCGCGGCATGGCGATCTTCACCGACACGCCGGAACACGCGCACGACTACGTGGGCAACGGCCTCAGCTGCAGCAACTGCCACCTCGACGCGGGTCGTCTCGCGAACTCCGCGCCGTTGTGGGGCGCGTGGGGCGTGTACCCGCAGTACCGCAAGAAGAACGGCCGCGTGAACAGCTTCGGCGAACGCCTGCAGGGTTGCTTCCGTTTCAGCATGAACGGCAAGGCGCCGCCACTGGACAGCGACGTGATCGTGGCGCTGCAAACCTACGCGTGGTGGATGGCGAAGGGCGCGCCCACGGGCGAGAAACTGGCCGGCGCGGGTTACCCCAAGCAGGGCTTCAAGCCGCCGCAGCCGCCCGACTACGCGCGCGGCGCCGCGGTCTACGCGAAGGACTGCGCGCTGTGCCACGGCGCCAACGGCCAGGGCCAGCAGGTGGCCGGGCGCAACGTGTTCCCGCCGCTGTGGGGGCCGCAGTCCTTCAACTGGGGCGCGGGCATGCACGAGCTCGACAACGCCGCCGCCTTCATCAAGGCGAACATGCCGCTCAGCCGCGGCGGCACGCTCAGCGACCAGGACGCCTGGGACGTGGCGATGTACATGGACGCGCATGAGCGCCCGCAGGATCCGCGCTACGCCGGCGATGTCGCCGCCACCCGCGCGAAGTACCACGACACCCCGATGTCGCTGTACGGCACCACGGTGAACGGTCACCTGCTCGGCAGCGGGACGGCGAAATGA